The DNA sequence GTCCTTCCCATATACGTCATGGCCCTTGTGCCAAATGTGCAGAAGATGGTTGGTAAGAGTCCATGTTGTATTAGAGATAATCTAGTTTATAATAaattcataataataaaaggCATTATACTTTTTTCTATAAGAACTAATTAAGgactggttgttgttttttttacatgtatttatttaacactCTCAACTGggtacttttctttctttcttgttcttcgtaaatcaaatattattatgcaACATCTTCCTTCTTTAGGTTTGATTCATGGGAGGATGGAGATGTGAAAGACAGTGACTCCCTGAGGTCAGACAAGTCAAATATTCTTTCTGAGAACCTTTGTTTTTCACTCCATGTCCCTTTTCATAcagctcttgttttgtttgattgttgaaGGACGGGCTGCCAAACTAAATCACTGAACAATAAAACGCTAAACTGTGGCTTTTCATAGGCAGTACTTTGTCTTCAGCATCTTCCCCGCTGTGAAATAGAAACCCAAAAAGTACAATCTAGGTTTTCTCTTCAGTAAACATTTCTGCTGTGTCTAATACAAAGATATCCTTTCAGGCTTCAGAActggaaaatgtcaaaaagaaaCCGAAACTGTTACTTCAATTTACCAACATCGACATTCTCCTATGAATGGTGCTCCTGTTGTATATTTTTGCataccaaacacaaattatgATAGTGAATCTACAGTAGCTGGCGGCTATAAATAATTCATTCCAGGAAAAGGGATCTATTTGCCCTCCCGTGTGCACCTGCGTCCACTCGGTTACGGCAGAGGCGTCTCCAATTATCCAGGAGCACATCTCTGAATTTTACCTGCAGACCCTCATTGATTCTGAGCGAGGCGTGATCAATGCTGACAACACGTGGGAGCCGCAGGAGAATAACTttagctgggggggggggggggggggaattgatTATTTGCTACAGTTTTGCGCAAATAAATCgaagaagaagagcaaagaAAAACGCTTTGACGTTGAGTAGCGTGTTTGAACGTGTAGGAAATgtgttgtgacttttttttttctttttctcatgaCTAGGACAAGTTGTTCCCTTCTTCACGTGACACGTAAAAGTGATGGTTCACAGGAGTGGGCATgcctcctcacccccccccccccccccctcctcaccccctcAGAACTGCTTCTGTGTGGATGTCTGGCGCTCTTTGAGAGGTGGTAGCAAGCTGATGAGGGAAACACCACACGCACCTCTGCTTCACTTTGCAAAAGCTTTACTTCTTCAGTTGACGGATTCCAATGGGAAATATCGTCCAGTTCCAGGAGGGAACTGCTGGTGGCGGTTTTCTGGCTTCAGCACTCTGGACAGCGCTCCTGGAAGTTTTGAGAggatttaattgaattgaatttttttttttttttggcgccGTATCAGGGGTGAAAATGGTTGATTTTAAGTGTCCATTATCAACTAAATGCGAAGGTGACCTAATGGTGAACCTCCTGGAGTGAGACATGGACTTTGCTGAAATCCTTTTCGCTTTGTTCATCGTCGTGGTCGCCGTCGTCTCGCTGTTGTCAAACTTGTTGGTGCTGTTATGTTTCGTCCACAGCACCGAGATTCGCCGGCAGGTTCCCGGTGTCTTCACCATGAACTTATCCTTCTGCAACATCCTCATCACTGTCTTGAACATGCCGGCCACTCTGGTTGGGATTATCCGGAACCAGCAGCCTTTTGGGGATTGCGTGTGCCACACGGTGAGCTTCCTGGAGACTTTTCTCACTGCAAACACCATGTTGAGCATGGCGGCGCTCAGCATAGACCGGTGGATAGCGGTGGTGTTCCCGCTCAGTTACTCCACCAAAATGCGCTACAAGGACGCACTGATCATGGTGTGCTACTCGTGGCTGCACTCCTTCACCTTCTCCCTGACGGCGCTGCTCTTCTCCTGGGTGGACTACAGCCACGTGTACGCGTCCTGCACCCTGCAGCCGAGCGAGGAGGGCAGCGACAGGATTAAGTTCACTGTGTTCACGGTGGTTTTCCACGCCACCAGCTTCATGCTCTCCCTGCTCATCCTCTGTTTCACCTACCTGAAGGTGCTGAAAGTGGCCAGGTTCCACTGCAAGAGGATAGACATAATCACCATGCAGACTCTTTTCCTGCTGGTCGACATCCACCCCAGGTATAGTTCAACTCAGTGTCGCATAGAAACATCACTTTTCTCACTGCTCTTTTCATCTAAAATCCAGTCTTTTTCTCATTCTGAAATTTCATTTAACAGTGTGAAACAAAGATGTTTAGCTGAgcaaaagaggagaaaacagagagccaCAAAGAAGATCAGCATCTTCATTGGCTCCTTCATTATCTGCTTTGCTCCTTATGTTATTACAAGGTAAGTAGAATCAAACAGTAACCCATACACCTATACAAAACCCCTGAGCAGCAACatcaaatataacaaatatgcACTCATAATAAAGCAAATTCAGCTTGGTCTTGCATATTCAGAATATAATGAGTAATAAATGTCATCTACAATTTGGAACAATTGAACACATGGAGAGCACAGTCTCCACCTGGTTATTTTAATTCTCAACATTTCCATGAACCATGAGAAGCCTCATTAGTCACCTGAATCAAACTGTAAACAGGTGGCTTGTCATGATGCTTCAACTGaagaacagacaaaaacacatgcacaatacAGTGTAGAGGACAGTAGATACAGTCCACATGATAAATAATGGCCCGCTGAGAAGAGATGTGCTGCTGATGATCCATCACTTTGACATGTGTGTAGCTGCACATATGGGAGGAAAGAAGGAGGACACTTTAACAAGGAAAGTGTCAGAACGGAGTGGAGTAGCCTCCTGGCCTGGctcacacacaggaagtaaCCTGAGTGAGTGTTGGAACCAAAAATCTAATTAAATAGTTTCTCCTCGTGTATCTGGTCTCGTCTAAAATTAGCTTCTCTACACATCAATTATGGACAGTGACAATGTTGTATTGTTCACTCTCCCATAGGTATAAATATATTGTATAAAACAGTAAGTCCCTTTAAATCACTCAACCAAGGTCACACGACATGCAGACACATGTATACTTCCTTTTGATGTGTGCTCTATGTGGAAGATTTAAAATGCCTAATGTAATGATTTCTGTGCTGTGATttgcaaatgaaaaatgagTTCATTCATTCAACACAAAGAGCTAAGAAATtgtctttttacattattaatatATGACATTATTGAGTGCATGTCTACATTTAAAGGACATGCAATTAAGAATGATTGAGTCTTTGTTGGATTTCTTTATATGAAGGCATGTTTCAATCTTCcctacagtttttttaaatcataaaattaaAGTTGCATTAAGAATTTCACAAGAATAATTTTACAATTTTTACATCAAAAAAGATCGACAGAAACATGTGAAGGCCTCTTGAGTGCCTGTATTGTAGATCAAATATAGTAAAGTTTGCTATACAGAGACCCAATGTGCTAAAGAGCGTAATGCAGTGCCCTCTAAGACGCCCttcaaaaggtaaaaaataataagatcAAATAGGCATCTGAACATATTTATTGCAACAgttaacttttttaaaccttGCTTTTAGAATATCCGATTCCACCAATAAACAGTGTATAAGAAGTGGACAGACTTATGATTTCAAAATTAAAGCCAATAATGCAGTGAAATACACCTGCATTATTTCTatatggccagcagggggcgactgaAATGGTCGAAAGAAGATGTACGGTTGTAGAAAGAAGATAAGAAAATGATTGAACTTCTAAGTACTTTCTTTTATATCATTACTTCAGTGATTAAGAGTTAAACTTCTGATGAACAAAGATATGATTATGGGTGTGGCCACCATGGCGTTAATCTGCACACCAGAATAAAGATGATAGATTCTGATTATCGTCAAATTATGGCCACttcttgatgaaaaaaaatgggGTTGGTAAAAATGTAAAGCTTCAGAAAGGCTTCAGAATGGAGTTCACAAATCAATGTGTGAAGTCAAAGTAGTTACATCCTCttcttaaacacattttcagagttCACCACTGATTAGTTCAACCATAAGTGACTTATTAAAAGCACTAGTGACAACTCTGTGCAGCTTAAGGCATAttgcaataaaataaagaattttACATGAGAAAATTGGATAAAAGTTTAATTGACTTTAGACTAGTTTCCCataagaggagaaaacaagacACATAGTAAGCCACATTTTGTCCCAGCAGTATTTTAGTACTGTTCCTAGTTTGTTAAGTCTACATTTAGTTTGACATAATCTTCTAACAGTTCAATCGATcactcaatctttatttgtatagcccaattcataacaagtgttatctcaagtcagagaccttactctttgttatattatcttcAAAGACTGAACactaatccatcatgagcacagagcaacatttagcaaagttacagtggctaGGTAAAACTTCAGACTGGTGTTGAACAGCCATCAGCCAAAACAACATGAGAACAATAGATCTCTTTGATTAAGATGTACTTTATCAAGTCATGTTTCTTCCTCCGCCCCTTCAGGTTGGCTGAGCTTCTACCCTTTGTGGATATCAACCGCCGCTGGGGAATCATCAGTAAGTGCCTGACATACAGCAAGGCTGCATCCGACCCCTTCGCCTACTCCCTCCTACGTCAGCAGTACAAGAAAGTCCTGGTTACTGTCGTCAACAGGCTGCTACGCCGTGACTTGTACCCCTCGTCTGGCCATAACAGCTCTTTAGACACGGAGAACGACTACTGTCTTCAGAGGATCAGCTAATAGTGAATGAGCGGGCACGATAGGTACACACTTTGAGCCAAAAATAAAGGTTGCCTCGTGGAAGAAGGTGGGCGGAGGAGAAGAATGAGCAGAGAGACTGGGAGGAGAGTAAATTGTTaaggaaggagaaagagagcagacagaggGGACAGATTGTGGGTGGGGGTTGAAGAAAGAGCTAAAATAAGGAAAATGGTGGGTGGAGAAGAGTGAAGAGACAGTAATGAGGGGGAGGATGAGCTGAGAAGGTGAAGACGTATAGGGTGCAAAGGGGATGATGTGGAAGACGTTTGCCTCGGACAGCAAGGGCAAACAAGGGATCTATGTTTCATcgacacacaaaacaacacggATCACAAGAATCAATTTCATTGAATAAATCCCAGGGGGAGATTCATCTTAAACTGAAGGACCACACCGCTGGAGACggacttgaaaaaaaaagtggcctttttttgttgttccgACCACTTTGTAACGACTTCAGCAAATCCCGGTGTTGTGACCTTTGCACTGCCACAAAACGCAGCCTGAGGCCGATGATCGTTAAAGGCGCTGGAGCAaagatttgaaaatgtcttACCTTATTTTAATGAATGTACTGTTAGGTGAGGCTTTACCTTAATGCCATGTTCTGTATTGACAATGTTAGAATACTTTGCAGTGTCATGTCAGTCACTGAATATTGATGCACTTTGTCTAAATCTCTCAGAGCAACTGTAGTTACAGGAGCCAAAGGAGGGGACCATTTATAGCTTGATATTAAAGGATAAGGGATAttctatgtttttttgttgttaacaaATTCCATGAAAAGTCCAATATCGACAATATTATACACTGTATGGTATTATGTATCGTGAGTACTGGATGCTCCAGAGATGTAAATCCATGAAAAAGgtgttggatttttttattcaagattTTATCTTTTCCTTTGACAGCTGGGCACTGTTGATTATGTAAACACTTCTCAATCAGGTGAAAACATAGCTTTTTAAGACCCGGATTAATACACAATTTGTGAACTCAATAAATGTATGGCAATATTAGAACTGAAAATAAACGTCAGTGCCCTGGTTTTCCATTACGAAGACAAATGTCACCACTCAGCTTATTTTCACTTCTCACTCTTAAAACGTGGTATCTTGGTCAGTGGCCCAATGCATCAATATTCAAAACTATAGGCATCTCTTTAATTAATAAACAAattgttttgttgtgattttgaaGTCATGTAAAGCACCAGTGGTGGCGTTTTTGGAGagagcaaacaaacatgatATTTTCATCAGGAGGATCTGTATTCTTTTCCCGTGATCCCAGTGGTTAATGTTGACTTCTTTGGGACTCGACTCGTATTGTCCCacttaaagcgcttttacactacatgtcacaataagtcattcacacacacattcacacactagaGGCAAAGGATAAATGATAAAGTAGCCATCAGTACATTCACATACCAATGTTGAAGCCACCGAGAGCATTTTAGATTTCATTGCTTGCCCAAGAATGTTTCAGCAAGTGGATAACTGGAGCTGCAACTGGAGCTGTACAAATGTTAAGCAACCGACATATGTTAGCTTCACAAACGCTTACATACTGAACTTCTGATTCAGATCCAACAATGATCTTTTTCCTTTACCTTACCAAGTTGTGTCGACTCAATCTAACCAAACTGTACACTTTTCACAATGCTACTTGGTATATATCTTTCCCATCCAAAATTTGAAATTACTAAATTCTTCTCAGCAAGCTGGATGtttctaaatatatttttgtgttaaaCTGAAGGACTGAGGGAAATGTTACAGTTGCTAACTTGCCACTGGGCCAGCATGACGCTAAAATGAATACATTGTCATATTTTGGAAGCCTGGTCACTGGCACTGACCATCGGTCATACTTGGTGAGTTGGAAGTGAGGATGTTGAACCTGTTGGTGGGTTCactgatgtgttttaaaaaatgtttttgacaaaCTAAAAGCAAAAGGCCAACCCCCTAAAAGCATAGGCCAGCCCCCTAAAAGCAAAGGCCAAACCCCTAAAAGCATAGGCCAGCCCCCTAAAAGCAAAAGGCCAACCCTCTAAAAGCAAAGGCCAAACCCCTAAAAGCAAAGGCCAACCCCCTAAAAGCAAAGGCCAACCCCCTAGAAGCATAGGCCAACCCCCTAAAAGCAAAGGCCAACCCCCTAGAAGCATAGGTCAGCCCCCTAGAAGCATAGGCCAACCCCCTAAAAGCAAAGGCCAACCCCCTAGAAGCATAGGCCAACCCCCTAAAAGCAAAGGCCAACCCCCTAGAAGCATAGGTCAGCCCCTAGAAGCATAGGCCAGCCCCCTAAAAGCATAGGCCAACCCCCTAGAAGCATAGACCAGCCCCCTAGAAGCATAGGCCAGCCCCCTAAAAGCATAGGCCAACCCCCTAAAAGCAAAGGCCAACCCCCTAAAAGCATAGGCCAACCCCCTAAAAGCAAAGGCCAACCCCCTAGAAGCATAGGCCAACCCCCTAAAAGCAAAGGCCAACCCTTAAAAGCAAAGGCCAGCCCCCTAAGAGCAAAGCCCCTTTAAAGCAAGCATATTTGTTAATGTGACTGCTGTGAGTGGCGTTATTCAGTGGCATAGTAGAGAGAAGTTTACATGTTAATACGCCACTTACTTTGCAAAACATTGAGAGctcacatttcatttaattaaatccaACTCACTTGAGAATTAACACAATATTCTCATAATTACAGAAAAGAGTGGTTTTAGTGGCTTCACAGTCTTGTCAATAGGAAGGTCAATACATTATTGGTTTTGGGCTTTTCGTGGGATTTGTTGTCAGTGCAGAATGTTTCCTGACTTCAGCTTAGAATTGTGACTTTGTAATTGAATGTACTAGAGATAGCCCACTTTTGTACAACTTTGCTTTGTTCTGCCAGTTGACTGAAAAAACGTTTCTATGTTTCTATTTAAATGATggtataatatacagtatatatatatatatatatattttgcacTGTACAGGAACAACTTTTGTCTAGATAAATGGGGAGCTATGTGATGTAGCGTAGGAGAGctttcaaagtgctttaaacaCACCGTTTTGTCTTTGTGCCAGACttgaatatgtgatttttccaTCTGTACCAGATTAGCtgcttatttattaaaaatctgttttttggaTGTAATTAACACACATGTATCATTCCTCCTGTGAGCCACTTGCTGTTAGGCAGTGTGATAGCTTTAAGTGGAATCTGTGCAATAAAACCGTCAATTATGAATCTAATAGAAATAGTAATGTTTCAAAGCAATGTCAATGAAGTTAGATAATGCCCTTTGCTTTCATTTATAAATTGAATTTAAGAAGCACAGTTAAAAGTCTTGGATATTTTATAGTTAATGGtaagactttaaatcaaatgattGATGCAGATTATGGAAAATTAAAGTCAATATTCAATATTAAGATGATGGAATAGGTATAATTGAAAGGGAATAATACTCTTTTGGTTGCTTATCCtccgtcagctacacacctCTGTCTGCATCACATTGTTTTGCTTCCATCTGACTTTTGGCCCTAATTATAATCATAGATTATACACTGCATAAAAAGGACTCTGGTGTCATATGAGCAATCTTTTCGCGGGAGCATTATTGCAGAGTGTAATTAAAcaaagaggtcaaaggtcactctGTGGAATGATGCTGATTTATTCTGATTCAGTCCGTCTAAGGCCTAATGTGCTGCATTGGGAACAAACCAGCAACAATGATTAATTAGCATCAAGTGCAGAGATCTCTATTTTTGACccccctgtaaaaaaaagaaaaagaaaactggtACATCAGAATTCAAGCAATACATGCTACAAGCTGGTCAAAGCTGTACTACAGCAAGGTAACTACATCATTTTGGTCTCTACCTATCAAGGAACAATGCTGCTGTATTGTGCCGTGTGCCAACGGTTTTTATGACCTTTCCCTCTCAAAAATAGCTGCACGCTTCAGTCAAGACGGATCCAGAAGAGCTCTGAATGGCTAGCTAATGCGCTGAAATGAGTAATTTACGCATTGTTAATATACAAATATTGATAGCTTTCTGTAAAAGCTCTAATTATTAACATCCAAATGTGTTACTCTTAGCATTGACTTTACCAGCCCATACAGACTTAATTGTTTTTAACAATATACAGCAGTTTCTGCTCTTAATACAGCCCGTTTTTGTCTATTAATACGATACACTCAACCAGTTTCAAAACAACATGATATAATACAGCTCCTGTTCTCTGCACGGGTGTTTGTCCATCACAATGATCAGTAGG is a window from the Labrus mixtus chromosome 23, fLabMix1.1, whole genome shotgun sequence genome containing:
- the gpr78b gene encoding G-protein coupled receptor 26; amino-acid sequence: MDFAEILFALFIVVVAVVSLLSNLLVLLCFVHSTEIRRQVPGVFTMNLSFCNILITVLNMPATLVGIIRNQQPFGDCVCHTVSFLETFLTANTMLSMAALSIDRWIAVVFPLSYSTKMRYKDALIMVCYSWLHSFTFSLTALLFSWVDYSHVYASCTLQPSEEGSDRIKFTVFTVVFHATSFMLSLLILCFTYLKVLKVARFHCKRIDIITMQTLFLLVDIHPSVKQRCLAEQKRRKQRATKKISIFIGSFIICFAPYVITRLAELLPFVDINRRWGIISKCLTYSKAASDPFAYSLLRQQYKKVLVTVVNRLLRRDLYPSSGHNSSLDTENDYCLQRIS